The DNA window tgagacatctggattttacttccattgaaagcaatgttcAAGTTCAATtcatttaatataccgcaaatataaaaccagaaggcaaatctaagtgggatgtctcaatccggcctcctttttctggaaccatatggtaactcgagggcaggggtgggcaacgagggctggaatccagtcaggtttttaggatttccccaatgaatatgcatgagagccatttgcatacaatgggaggcagcgcatgcaaatagattgcatgtatattcattaagaaaatcctgaaagcccgactggattctggcccttgttGCCCAGCCCTGCCCTAGGGCCAGGATTCTATATAGAACAGCTGCAGTGGGCCTAAAACAAgttctagttcaggggtgtcaaagtcccttcttgagggccacaatccagtcgggtttttaggatttcaatgaatatgcatgagatctattagcatacaatgaaagcagtgcatgcaaacagatctcatgcatattcattgggggaaatcctgaaaacccgactggattgcggccctcgaggagggattttgacgcCCCTACTTTAGACTCATGTCCCCCCAcatgctctaaatcagtggttcccaaccctgtcctggagaaccaccaagccagtcgggtttttgggatagccctaatgaatatgcatgagagagatttgcatataatggaggtgacaggcatgcaaatctgctctatgcatattcattagggctatcccaaaaacccgactggcctagtgatcctccaggacagggttgggaaccactgcactaaagcCGATGACCCGCGAGGCATCTAATCAATTTTCCCATTCCACTCCTCAGTCGTCTCATTTTAATTCAATTTGGAATTGATTAATTCATTGATCCAGCCTTGCTTTAACGCGGCTGCGCTCACAGAACTTAGACTCCAACGCAgtgagaaaaaaacccaaacaaaaacaaATCCCAACAAGCCCAGGCATGAAATGGTGCAAAACCAGAACTGGATCACCGAGTCCTCCCTCCCAAATGGAGCCAGCTTGCGAGGCGATCGATAGGTTCCGGGCTCTGCTCGTGCTGCCTGGGCCCTGGGGGGCGTTGCGCGGCTTCTGACGCGTCCAGCAGGGAGGACGAGGACTTGGGAAGAGGCAGGAGCCAGGGCTGCTCTGAAAACACGGGGCCGCCGGATTCGTCTggcgggggggaagggagggcgagGTGCAAGGTGCAGGCTCACGCCTAGAGGCATTGCAGACTCTCCTGAGCCTTGCATGGGTGCCAGCTGTGCCCAGCCAGGGCCCTGGGTGTAAGCTGGGAGAAGGGCCTGCCATGCTATTGTCTGCTCTCTGTTTCCTCTTTACTGACTCATGGATCCCAGCAAATGCCTGACTGCCAGTGAAAGCAAACAGGACTGCAAGGGAAGTCTTTCTGCTTGTTTGCTGACTAGGTTtgtaagagggggggggaggggacctgCCTCAGTGGCTCTTTGGGCACTGCTTGAAgtgccagtgtgtgtgtgtgtgtgctctgTGCCACTCTCTCCATAAGTGGAGCCCTGGCTCTTTGAGCTTCACAAGCCATGTCTGCGGTGGGGCCCAGTTTCAGCATTGATGATGCCTTCGAAATGTCACTGGAGGAACGGGAGGACAGCGTGGGCACCGTGACACCCCGCTTTGGCACACTGCATTTTGACCGCAAAGGAAAGAGCGAGGATGGCGAGGACTGCGAAAAGCAGTCCCGGTTGAAGTACCAGGTGTGTGGCACTGGCTTATGTATGCACCCATCTATCTAGCTTCTCTCACTTATGAAATATTTTGGCAACCATATCAGCTCGCTCTTGGGCTGTAAACTTATGCCCAATCCATCTGTCATATTTGTATGATTACGCTTTAAGAAATGAGAGGAAATCAGACtggcatgcctctcacttccagtTCTCCCCTCTATCTTGGCAAACGCAGGAACATACCAGGTATGCTGTGTGCTTCCTGGAGCTGAGTCACAGGGGTTTGCATCATTCCATTTTCACGGCTTGTCTTCTTTATTGGATGCATGCCCTGAGAGAGGGGTGCTCTGACCCTCATTCCGCCCTCTTGCACTATTCTAGGGTTTTGGTGACAAGTATAAATTTACTGATGATTTATTTTCACTTTGTGCTAGAATCTGGAGAATGATGAGGACAGTGGCCcacaaataaatggaaaaaacccCGATGGCCTCAAAATCAAGTGAGTAATTAGGGGAAGTGTATTTAAGAGAGCACAAGAAAAGGGTGTTTGTCTAACGTTTTATTGCACCTCTATAAATATATATGTGATAGGAGGTGCCCAGTAACCATCCAACTACattgagtgggagggagggaaggaggaggggtgcaGGCTTCCTGTTTCCTTGCATATGAGAGGGGCATTTATGATGGCCCTAGAATTACCTGGGTGTGTGAAGAAAGTAGGGGTGCTGGTGAAGGGTGAGCTTCCTTCAacatgttttgaattttttttttaactctgcagAGACCCTGGGCGATTGTCCACACGGAGCTCACAGTGGTCTTTCAGCACCATCAGTAACACAACTCAGCTTTCTTACCATGAGTGCTTCAGGTAAGCTAGGAACAGTTCCACGGGATTGGAGAAGGGTGATTGTGATCTGTCATCATAGGAACAGTAACAGAGCGAGGAATGGAAACTGCAGACTGGGCAAAGTATGCTTGGTGGTATGGAAATGTATTggagatgctgaagggaaagggTTGCAAGATCTGAGGCAGGCAACATATTTTTAGCCAGAGGAAGATGATGTCAGAtaaatctccttttttttttttaaaggggggtgactaaagaaatttgattgaAGGCACATGCTGAACATAGCTTACTtgaatttcagcaaagctttttaGATGGTTCTTGAATAAACAACTGCTGGGGGATGGAGCAGAGAGATTTGCTGGAGTACACACCTGTTGACTGATAGATGACAGAGGGTGGTGTTGAATGGAATTCattttgaagtagagaatgacacggggactgtttCCTGTGGTAAGCTGCAgcaaacctgcaggaacggggGAAAAATCGGCTGTTTGCCGCGGGTACGGGAGGAAGGCTTTTCACCACCCTGTGgagcggtaaatggccttgtccccacagtaatGGATCTGCTGCGAGTCACCTCCCTCCACACCCCTCCTGGCCAGCAGCGTCCCCCTCGCAAGTTCAACATTCCCAATACCTTGCCCCCAATCGCAGGTCAAaacttgcaaaaaaaaaccccaaatcctGTGATTCCCTTGGCCCCTTTGCACCTCCCGCCAcaggcctaccagcctcttagaagcttcatTGACAAAGAGGCAACATCATAGGCCTGCAATGGGACCTTCCTCTggctccctccttccaatgtaaattccagcaaaaccggaagttaagggacaaatgttttccccgcgtcattctcttTTGAAGGGTGAGTAGAGGAACATCTCAGGGATTATTCTTGGAGATAGTTCTGTTCAGTATATTTTTGAGTGAGATTGTGGAGGGGTTAGAAGAAAGGTATTTTTTGGACACCCACAGTAGACAAAATgggtaataatttaaaaaagagcAAGAAATAGAATAGAAATAAAGCCTAAAGTCAATAGTTTGGCTGTTACAATCTGCATTTCTCTGCATTAAAGCTTAAGGAGCGGAGCGCCCCCTGCTGACTCTGTAACAGGAGACTATAGTCCATTAAGCCAGTCTCAcaagagtgatgcatttggggtgcAGAAATCTAAAGGAGCCTCAGCACTccgaggtggtgggttcaaacccatgctgctccctgtgaccctgggcaagtcacttaatcccccctattgccccaggtacattggatagattgtgagcccatggggacagacagggaaaaatgcttgagtacctgaataaattcatgtaaaccattctgagctcccctgggagaaccgtttagaaaactgaataaataaatagtgtgaaaaatttcagcctctgataaccagagctggtattgtgacatcataatgcctcattccaccaataagagccaacctcatcagtgatgtcacaatgacttgattgtcctatacttggctcactttcactacattttgatttctagagtagcaCTGTtgtttaaagctacagtctcggcaccctgaggttgtgggttcaaacccacgctccTCCTCATGAACCTGGGCAAGCCCTATTGCCCCAGGCACggtaaattagatagattgtgagcccacagggacagacagggaaaaatgcttgagtacctgaataaattaatgtaaactgttctgagcatggtatagaaaataaaataaataaatgtgcatgagagagacaTCAAGTGACGCTATTTGATGACGTGAGTAGCAAAATAGTGTGATTTAGTGGTGACTAgagccagaaaagaaaaaaacaatgatgcccctgtataggtggTTAATGAGGCCTCACTTTTAATACTATATTCAGTTGAGGTGGCTGTATCTCAGTAAGGATATAaaagagccagaaaaaaaaacaagcaaaatgGATCTAAATATGAATACCCCCTAGAGAGCGGGTGATAACAGATGCATAAATACTTTAGCAGTGTTAATGAGCCTTCCTCAGAGGAAaggaagtacacttctccctccgtattcgctatgaaaggggattaacagacccgcgaatacagaaaaaccgcaaataactttttcatgtgttattcgtggttttctattaaaaaccatcgtgaatatggtgaaaaccacgaataacatggtgggagacctggcctgttcctgaaggagaggcaaaacacggcgaagaacgtgctgggaatcggcgatttttctctgtaaacacttggaatcagcgatttctctatgcaagctgatgtaatttggggggaggagccagcaagctaaaaaccgcgaataatcgaaaccgcgaatgctgaaactgcgaatacggagggagaagtgtagaactAGGGAATGGGGTAAGACACTACAAGGAGACTGAGgaataacatcaggaaatattattTTCACAGAAAAGCACGTGAATGCCCGGAATGTTGTCCTAGAGACAAAAATAGTAATGGAACCCAAAAGGTGTAGGATAAACTGAGAATCCCTATGTAGCAAGAAGATGGGAGAATTTACATAAAATTAAAAGAGCACTGTAATGACTTTATTAATCATCTGAGAAGACTGGAGGAGAGAGGGTAACTTGGAATGAACAGTGGGTACAACCCTAAACGCCTTGCTGAGTAGTTTAGATAGGCCATTTTGATCTTAAgttaagaactgccatctccggatcagaccttcggtccatcaagtccggcgatccgtacacgcggaggcccagccaggtgtacacctggcgtaattttagtcacccatatgcctctatgcctcttgtaaggagatgtgcatctagtttgcttttgaatcctagaacggtggattccgcaaacctcctccgggagagcattccaggcatccaccacccggtgcgcgaagcagaacttcctgatatctgtcctggacttgtcccccctcagcttcagtccatgtcctcttgttcgagtcacattggacattgtaatctttatctgccatcattcacTGTATGAAATTGACAAGGAGAGACATGCACACTTTGTCGCTGAGAGCGCTTGAGGCAAGAGGGAGAATGTGTGTGTGATAAAGATACATCAGTGGGCCCCAAACCAGTCCTGGGGGAACTCCcagtcagtcagattttcaggatatccacaatgagtgaGAGAGGTCTGCATGCACctcctccactgcatgcaaatctctcatgaatattcattgtggatatcctggatacctgactggctgggggttccccccccaggATAGGTTAAATGCTACAGACAGAGACAAACACACACTTGAGGAGTGtgcggcgcagtggttggagctacagcctcagcaccctggggtggtgggttcaaaccccgtgctgctccctgtgaccctgggcaagtcatttaatcctccatgccccaggtacgttagatagattgtgagcccaccgggacagatacggaaaatatttgagtacctgattgtaaaaccgcttagataatctgcataagcggtatataaaaacctaataaacttgaaacttgactcacCTTTGCAAAGAGTGCTACAGAATTTAAAGAAAAGGTGCGGCTTGAGCTACAGGAAGGATCAGACCCTAGATCTCCTGCATTATGGACCTGAATGCCCAAGGGGAGATAGTGAACTGAGGTCTTCTGCTTCTATTGTGATGGTTCTTGCCAACCTGTAGGTGACGCATAATCCCTTGAGCCATCCATACATATCAATTAAGGAGACTGAAGCAGCGGCATAGCTACAGATGGGCCTGGGTGGGCCAGTGATGGCATCTCACTTCCCTCTCTTCTTCACCTCATCCAGCAGCTAGGCTTCTGTCTCCCTGGTGTACCTTAGAGGCGTTCCAGCGGCTACATTGATTCATCTTTATGGCCTACCCCAGCCCCcacaggcttccctctgctgcatcctaTTTTCCTTACTGGCAGGACGTGACAGAGGCAAGCCTGCAAGAGCGGGCACAAGCTGTGATGAATTGCAGCCACTGGGAAGCCCCTgaggtacaccagggagggacaGGGGATTCAGAGAGGCGGCAGGAGGGTTGGGAAGGGCAGAGCAAATGTTGCGCTAAGGGGAAGGGGGTTGGAAGaatcccccctttccccccccaaaaaaaaaaattaactgtgGGCCCACCCATATtaggtctggctatgccactgcgcTGAAGTAGAGATTACTAAGCACGAgggagagtttcaagtttattgaaaaattttataaaccgcggtgaacattatgttaaaaacgTATATGGGAGAGGCAGGGATGAAAGGAACCCAGCAAGAAGGCAAATGACATTTTTAAAGTTGAAAACATTGTTGTTTCGAGGAAGAAAACaatgttttttgtttcttgttttcacTTCCATGTGTACAGAAAACTTGTAATTTGTATGGGACATTGTTCCTTGGGAGGGTTCATTTCCAAATGAACAAGGACTTTTCAAACCTCTTGAGTCTGTGAGGCGGCCGAAATAACGCCGAGAGAGATCTCCTTGGCAGCTTTCCTCTTGCTTGAAGTCTTACTATATGGCTTCGGTCCTGGTGTTCTTTGTTCACACgttcttctctcccttcttccacccACTAGCTGGACCCGACACCCCCTCATCCAGAAGAACTGGAAAGTTGTGGTGGCTTCGTTCATCTTGCTGCTTCTGGGCATAAGTAAGTGGTAGACCCTTACCCCAGTGCCCTTTTGAATCGAGAGGCCATAATGTCCGTAGTGAGATCCCTGGCCTGCTCTACATCTCCCATCGTGCTTGGGATTTCCCATTAAAGAAGGGACGTATAGGCCATTTTATCGTGTAGATTCCGAGGAAGGAGCAGGTGTAATGCCATAATAGCCATTTCGTTTAGTCTTGAGCTCTCTGGGTTGATGCTAAGCTGTCGTGGTGACTGCACTAATATAAGTATAGTGctttatgttgaatcaattttttattttccAACAAAAAATCCAATCGACAGACACCAATATCccccaaaaaacaataaaagaaaaccaaatacaAAGCATcctgaatgacacggtgacaaaattcatcaccgttcccgtcccctcggataaccgcgggaaaccatctccaaactagattactgcaacgccatctacttaaatctatcaaaaaaaagtattctaagactccagctaatccagaatactgcagccaaactgatcttctcaaaacgcaagtctgaccatgcctccccactccttgccaaacttcattggctcccaataatctcgagaatccatttcaaatgttcctgcctggctttcaagatcattcacggaatcctgcctcctcttatcccactgtctttcaactcctccagtcccgactcctccagaactgcccaaaggcttaaactagccttcccctctccacgcggcatccactattcaggcaaactgggaaaatcccttctcttcaaaatcacaggtctttggaacgacctcaccaccccgctgcggaacctgagctcccttcagttattccgcaaacaactgaaaacctggcttttcagcaaattgtagctctatccttccctcctttctctcctcccttctacacataagttcatgtaatcctttttcttcttctctacccactattttaagttcttgtaaaccgtgtcgagctccattctcatggagatgatgcggtatataaacttaaggtttagattagattagattagattcatgtcattctttaaggagagagggaagaatcagagtataattgggctgacccacaagctttgctttgaaaaatgctggtgtagaaggaccgaggttgaaatagacactagaaaatgacatgagattatttcccgcggttatccgcggggacgggaaaggtgatgaattttgtcaccgtgtcattccccGTCCTCACCCAGCCCACTCCCAACCCCCTGTACCAGAAAGAAAGGGAAACCAAAAGGCAGGCTTGGACTCTTATAGCCCACTGTCAAGAAATGATATCGAaacccaacacccctcccccccccccaaaaaaaaataaaatataaataataaaaattttccACATCCTCCCACGCACCTCTGGTGCCCCTGCGAGAGCAGTATAGAGAGCTCCAGCCCTAGAGAGCTTACGGTGCTGTCATTTTTATGTAAAGTATAGTGCTTTAAATTATAATGTGTTTTTAGTGCTGCTAAACATTTAGATAGTGTGGCCATCGTACCACTAAATGGATCATTTGTAAGCCTGCCCTtgcctccccccccaaacccagcccACTGAAATATCTGGCTATTGAAATCGTTGATTTTGAACTGTACACCAgcttttgaatatcagccagtcTGCGACTTGGATTTTCTTTACTCTTGTAGTTCTCGTTCTGGTTGGTGTTGGGTTACTGGTCAATCCATCGCAGGGTAAGTTTGAATGTTTCACTTATGTCTGGCACTTTTCTCTTGGGATATGAAGAGATGTGATATGACCAGGAACAGAGCAGTGGGAGGAGTAACTATTTTTGCTCTGCTGGTGACCACATAATATATGTGGCAGTTCTGGCCCTTGTTCCTGACCTTTAAAGCTGAAGATTTCCTTCCTAagcaaagatttattttctcttgCCTTCTCTGAAGCTCACATCTGAAATTGGTTAgtctaaaccagtgattcccaaccctgtcctggaggaacaccaggccaatcgggttttcaggctagccctaatgaatatgcatgagagagatttgcatatgatggaagtgataggcatgcaaatttgcttcatgcatattcattagggctagcctgaaaacccgattggcctggtgttcctccaggacagggttgggaaccactggtctaaacagCAGTTCTGAACCGGGGTGTCAGTGTTGCAAGGACCTGGGCGGATGTATCGCAGGGTTGGTGCAAAGGCATATGCAAGGCTTTTTTGGCACCTCTTTTCTAGGTAGGcgtaaaataaaaacagaatggGACCTTTGAACCTGTGCCCACGCTCAGTCACTGCCAGCCCCACTTCTTTCACTGTAAATCTGCATCATAGAGGCAAGGGGAGTGGGCGCAGGCTTAAGGTCCTTTGTAGAGgacgacacggggacaaatttgtccccgcaggaactcaatttccccatccccacaagttttgtcgcagACCCTGTTCCTGACCCATTCTTgtaaagctctgccttaaccacacaagcctcaagcacttatgattatgtctttgaggcttgtgcaaattaGGACAGGActtgcgggaatggggcagggacaggcaaagaacgggacgggaaaataagttcccgtgcggatgggggaaaaatttgttcccgtgtcattctctagaggtGAGCATAATGCTGGATGGAGGGacaagggaagagaggggagagatgaaGAGATGTCAGACGGGGAAGGGATGGGAAAAATAGACATGAGAGGAGGTGGGAGGATTCTGACATGAAGAGGGAAATATGCTGAGTATGGTGGGGGCGGAAGGATGAGAATGAAAGAGAGAGGGGTGAGATGGTGAAAATGTGATTGGCTCGGTCATAAACCTTGGGgcagatattcagctggtggtggtgagcatttttttttttaaatcgatgctggcattattcctggatattcaatactagGCCATGTCCAGTCACCAGCATTGACTATCCAAATTTATAGAGCCTGCTATCTCATAAGCAATTaagtgtttcaagtttcaagtttattaaaatttgataaatcgcttattacatactaagcgagtaacaattaATATTTCAGATAGATCAAGAATCCATTGTACATCATTGAGGTGGGATAAAAACAAACAGACGAGACAAGCAAACATGATACATAAGGGAATAGAAAGTAAGAGGGAACAGTTACAATGTTAATATTTATCTTAattttaaggaaaagaaaaactaatAGGGAAAAAACATGAGGAAAGGGATTGGAATTAAtaaaaatgaattatttaaacattgaatattaaataaagtgaattattttaaacattaaaagcatctctaaataaaaatgtttttaaaatatttttgaatttattgagATCTTTGACTTCTCTTACATGTAAGGGCAAGGCATTCCAGGTTTGGGGGGCCATTACAGAATATATGTCGTGACGTCTGGTGTGATATTGTGGAGCACTGGTATGAAGCTGTGGTTATGGGGGAGGGCTTGTTTTCTGGCAGCAGCTGCAGTATTTGAGGGGTGGGATAGGGGACTTGGTACAGCGAGATTCAGATTAAAGTTCAGGTTTAACTGTAGACTTGGTGTATTGCCAATTGGATTGACCTCTTTGGCAATTTACAAAACTGAAATGATAAATAACTAATAGAAGGGGAAACCAAGACGCTATAACTTCAAATTTAGGAACAGGAAGAGAGACGCTGTGTGTCTTTAGCCTCAGCAGACCTTGCATCCTTAGCCGCCCCATACCATGTTACGGAGCAAATTGTGGATTATCAACCCTAAAGTAAATTAATTACCAAAAGCATCCAAGAATATGACCGAGTCCTTAAATGCTCAAAAAGACTGAGATTCTTTAGTAACTCTGGTGGAGTaacttatattttattatttgaaaCTTACCTGATGTGCTTTTGCCTTCCGTAGGTGTCTCCAGTGCCATCTGTTTTGTACCAGGGTTCTTACTGCTCATCCCAGGAGGTAAGATGTACAATCAGTTCACAAGAGCATCAGCAAGTTGTTGGAACAAGGCTAGGTTCCAGGAATGAAACACGGTTACAGCCACGTGAACATGACGTTCAAGTGCTTCGAGGGGGCAGGATTGTGGATTTTTGtatataatatacagtggtgcctcacacaacgaacttaattcgttccaggagcaagtttgttatgcgaaacgttcgttatgtgaaacgcattttcccataacaatacatgttaaaaaaaataattcgttctgcagcataaaatatgctaagatgacataaaaaaagataaatttgtcaaaatggtgaaaatggtggtcttgctgaggccaaactctttgacgaggtcacactgttttaccccacattcactccttctaattatttcccgtttcatttcaacagaaatcaccttcctgctttttttagaagccatgatatataaaaaatattgagtttatcttaaaaggacgactgtatacagtgagagagggcagttaagcgcagtgactaacgactgcctgcagtgcctgcgcggaaggatgcaatacatcggcagctcgggcgacttcgttgtgtgaaacgaagttcgttgtgtgaaacgaagttcgttgtgtgaagttcgttgtgtgaaacgaagttcgttgtgtgaatcaagacatgaagttcgttgtgtgcagcgttcgttgtgcgaggcgttcgttatgcgaggcaccactgtactatgtTTTTTGAGAGAGGTTTGTGGAAGCAGAGGACTTTTGGAAGCTGTATTCTAATTTGCCTATGTTCTTCTCTTGACAGTATATCATGTGATATTTATATACTGCGCTGTGAAAGGCCGGAAGGGGTTCCAGTTCTTCTATCTGCCTTATTTTGAAAAGTGACCTTTGGAAGCTGTGAAGAGCCCTCACCTCCCCCTCTGCCTCTCATCTCCCTGTTGTGGGACTCTGTGGATAGAGACAGAGATGGGACCCTTGTGGATCTCTGTTCTATTTTGAGGTTCCCCCACCCCAGTTTCAACTGAAGCAAGCTGTATTATGGTTCTTTGACTCTTGGTGCAACTTGCATAGAATAAGCCATGTTTTCTTGGAAATTGGGTCTATTTTGCCCAGGTACCTGATTTCCCAGATCTTGTAGGGAAGAAGAGAATTAAGAGGAGGAAGTGGATGGAGCCAcctctctgcccttccctgaCTGTGGAAGTTTCTAGCAGCTAGGCAAAGTAGTACGTTTGCAAACGTTGATTCATAATTGAATTTCCTCCACATTTCCAGAATAAGCTTCTAAAGTTCTCCAAGAAGGATTTTTGTCGGTTTAGAAGAGATTTTCAGTGACTTGTCTGAACAATCTTGAACTAGCTGAGGGTGATGCCACTGAATTTTATGCAGATAACTGACATGCACAAGACAGTCACTGCCTTAGgataaagttgttgtttttttcttttagcaaAGAGAGGGGAGGTAGAAAATGGAATTCAAGTCCTTTAGGTTTCTTCTACTCTTTCCCCATCTCTCCATCACTATTGGCTACACCACTATACTGGAAGTTGTTAGTACAACACAATCAATGACTTTTACCTTGTTGAGCTTGCTTTTCTGACGCAAGTCGACTAAGTAATTCTACACACTACGGAGTAATGCCACATGCTAAGCAAGAACCCCACTTTGCTTTAAGCTGTGAAAGTGCCTGCTCTGATAAATGGAGTTACAAGGGTGTCAACTTTATATTTGCACAAATCAAAGGAAGCCACTTTAATACATACACATTTTCACTCGTGTAAGTTTATCCCCTGTCTAGATACCTCTGCTGTCAGTTCTCAGCTATAGGTGAAGGAGCCATCGCAAGTCTTAAAGGGGCATACGACAGATCACCAAGAGCCTTCCGGTGCAGGACTTCGGCCTCTGGGCTCTTGTCGTGCTTGAATGGAATTTCTCTGGTCTTAGCAGGTGTATAATTATATTCTGTGCCTGCCCAGGGCTCCTCTGGCTTTCCTCCATGTCCACATATTCTGCCGAGCCCTTGGAAAAAAAAGCATAACTGGACTGTTTAATGAGGATTTATCTACATTTTATTGTACACTGATGTCATGTTTACTTTACAGAATGTTATGAGCAGATTTGGGATTTGTGGTTGTGAACATTAAGCTGAGAGGAATCAGTCCTTGAAACAGATGTAGCGTAAAAACATAACTGCTGCCCGTTTTGCTATTTTGACAGAATTCCCAGTGCCTTAGCAAACCATTGAAAAAGAAGAGTATGTTTCTAGCAAATTAGGTTGTTTGCTGTATATCTCACCTGATGTGCCTagtaagggaaggagagagaacagTTCCCTCCTCAGCCTATCCATTAAAAATGGGAGAAGAGGTTGTGCTACCATGCACATGAAGATTACAATTTT is part of the Geotrypetes seraphini chromosome 14, aGeoSer1.1, whole genome shotgun sequence genome and encodes:
- the TMEM134 gene encoding transmembrane protein 134, whose amino-acid sequence is MSAVGPSFSIDDAFEMSLEEREDSVGTVTPRFGTLHFDRKGKSEDGEDCEKQSRLKYQNLENDEDSGPQINGKNPDGLKIKDPGRLSTRSSQWSFSTISNTTQLSYHECFSWTRHPLIQKNWKVVVASFILLLLGIILVLVGVGLLVNPSQGVSSAICFVPGFLLLIPGVYHVIFIYCAVKGRKGFQFFYLPYFEK